In Pseudomonadales bacterium, a single window of DNA contains:
- a CDS encoding MFS transporter, protein MMGMTRYQWTVLFAAWLGWGFDIFDGLLFNYVAPNCVPTLLGLEIGSAAARSATLYWTGVLTSLLLLGWAAGGVLFGHVCDRIGRKKTLLITMLLYAFGTAACAAAPNIWVLALCRVIAALGIGGEWAAGASMVAEVVPERRRVEAGALLYTAAPAGLFLATFINFGVAGVWMADHPAMSWRIVFLSGLLPAAAAFMVRLFLEEPERWRQAMRDAAPVRLAEIFAPGLRHITFAGVCMSVVALIAWWSCNAFIPTVATGLAQSAAASDGFDASATLALVEDWKFRATSWFNFGGLLGTLLTIPIAKLLGRRALYGIYFAASALAIFATFGFDWTPGVRLYWYFAIGASVFGVFGSFTYYLPELFPTRLRATGAGFCYNIGRVLAAAGPFAVGTIAARGADTVMHTLLYVGLVPALGLLLLPWVVETRDRVLTD, encoded by the coding sequence CTGATGGGGATGACGCGCTACCAGTGGACGGTACTGTTCGCCGCGTGGCTGGGCTGGGGTTTCGATATCTTCGACGGCCTGCTGTTCAACTACGTGGCACCGAACTGCGTCCCCACCCTGCTCGGACTCGAGATCGGATCGGCTGCGGCACGCAGCGCCACCCTGTACTGGACCGGTGTGCTGACTTCGCTGCTGCTGCTCGGCTGGGCGGCCGGCGGCGTGCTGTTCGGTCATGTCTGCGACCGCATCGGGCGCAAGAAGACCCTGCTGATCACGATGCTGCTCTACGCGTTCGGTACGGCTGCCTGCGCGGCTGCCCCGAACATCTGGGTACTCGCGCTGTGCCGCGTGATCGCGGCACTCGGTATCGGAGGCGAATGGGCCGCCGGCGCGTCGATGGTCGCCGAGGTGGTGCCGGAGAGGCGTCGCGTCGAGGCCGGTGCACTGCTCTATACCGCAGCGCCGGCCGGCCTGTTCCTCGCCACGTTCATCAACTTCGGTGTCGCCGGCGTGTGGATGGCCGATCACCCCGCAATGTCGTGGCGCATCGTTTTCCTGTCCGGTCTGCTCCCGGCAGCAGCCGCGTTCATGGTGCGCCTGTTTCTCGAAGAGCCAGAACGCTGGCGGCAGGCGATGCGCGACGCTGCGCCAGTACGCCTGGCAGAGATCTTCGCACCGGGGTTGCGCCACATCACGTTCGCCGGTGTCTGCATGTCGGTGGTGGCGCTGATCGCATGGTGGAGTTGCAACGCGTTCATTCCGACCGTGGCCACGGGGTTGGCGCAGTCTGCAGCGGCCAGCGACGGATTCGATGCCAGCGCCACGCTCGCACTGGTCGAGGACTGGAAGTTCCGCGCCACGAGCTGGTTCAACTTCGGCGGGCTGCTCGGCACGCTGCTGACGATCCCGATCGCGAAGCTGCTCGGGCGACGCGCCCTGTACGGCATCTACTTTGCCGCCAGCGCGCTGGCGATCTTCGCCACCTTCGGCTTCGACTGGACACCGGGCGTGCGGCTCTACTGGTACTTCGCGATCGGCGCGTCGGTATTCGGCGTGTTCGGCAGCTTCACGTACTACCTGCCGGAGCTGTTCCCGACACGGCTGCGCGCCACGGGGGCCGGCTTCTGCTACAACATCGGGCGGGTGCTGGCTGCAGCCGGGCCGTTCGCGGTCGGCACGATCGCCGCGCGCGGCGCCGATACCGTGATGCACACACTGCTCTACGTCGGGCTGGTACCCGCGCTCGGTCTGCTGCTGTTGCCGTGGGTGGTCGAAACACGCGATCGCGTGCTCACCGACTAG
- a CDS encoding helix-turn-helix transcriptional regulator: MTTAGTGTASAITATTTREFATHADSASALLKCIANPNRLMILCTLAAGELSVSALNDRIPLSQSALSQHLAMLRHEGLVGTRREAQTIYYHAQPGPALDVIRVLHRHFCPYTP; this comes from the coding sequence ATGACGACCGCCGGCACCGGAACCGCATCAGCGATCACCGCAACCACGACGCGCGAATTCGCCACGCATGCCGACAGCGCGAGCGCTCTGCTGAAGTGCATCGCAAACCCGAACCGGTTGATGATCCTGTGCACGCTCGCCGCGGGCGAACTGTCGGTCAGTGCGCTGAATGATCGCATTCCGCTGTCGCAATCGGCACTCTCGCAGCACCTGGCCATGCTGCGCCACGAAGGTCTGGTGGGTACGCGGCGCGAAGCACAGACGATCTACTACCACGCGCAACCCGGACCGGCACTCGACGTGATCCGGGTACTGCACCGCCACTTCTGCCCGTACACCCCCTGA
- a CDS encoding amino acid permease: protein MTGIGRLFMRKSVAQMQAEHSREELRKSLGAWNLVSLGIGCIIGTGIFVLTGRAAAEFAGPGIMISFVITGILCGFVALCYAELASMLPVSGSAYSYSYASMGELVAWFMGLLLVLEYGLAAATVAVGWSSYAVSLLHDFGIHVPPELSAAPGVAVREGSQIVAHGVVNVPAILAIVAVTALLVLGIQESATANNIVVVIKLSVVIAFICVGAFFVDTANWSPLIPEQIPPPPEGAERGWLADTGRALRDVLTGQSNSRYGVGGLLTAAATIFFAYLGFEAVSTAGAEARNPSHDMPIGIIGSLLICTLLYILTSAVLVGIVPYAELDNPAPIAMAVNRIGLPWFAVVVKIGAIAGISSVMLVLLYGQTRIFYTMARDGLLPAVFARVHPRFRTPWIDTLIVGSVTACFAGFMSLDSLAALTNVGSLSAFAMVCLTVLYLRHAQPELARPFRSPWFPFVPLIGAAMCVLLLMSLMGKAETRNFFLVYLGCGMLLYFAYGLRHSKLGRGEIVIGAEPTMDRPKRLDE, encoded by the coding sequence ATGACCGGTATCGGTCGTCTGTTCATGCGCAAATCGGTCGCCCAGATGCAAGCCGAACACTCGCGCGAGGAACTCAGGAAGAGCCTTGGTGCGTGGAACCTGGTGTCGCTGGGAATCGGCTGCATCATCGGTACCGGCATCTTCGTGCTGACCGGGCGCGCTGCAGCGGAATTCGCCGGACCCGGAATCATGATTTCCTTCGTGATCACCGGCATTCTCTGCGGCTTCGTTGCACTGTGCTACGCGGAACTCGCGTCGATGCTGCCGGTATCGGGGTCCGCGTATTCGTATTCGTATGCGTCGATGGGCGAGCTCGTCGCGTGGTTCATGGGGCTGCTGCTGGTTCTCGAATACGGTCTTGCGGCTGCCACGGTGGCGGTCGGATGGTCGAGTTACGCGGTCAGCCTGTTGCATGATTTCGGGATCCATGTGCCACCGGAGCTGAGCGCTGCGCCCGGCGTCGCGGTACGCGAGGGTTCGCAGATCGTGGCGCACGGTGTGGTCAATGTGCCGGCGATTCTCGCGATCGTTGCCGTCACGGCGCTGCTGGTGCTTGGCATACAGGAGTCTGCCACCGCCAACAACATCGTGGTGGTGATCAAGCTGAGTGTGGTGATCGCGTTCATCTGCGTCGGCGCGTTCTTCGTCGATACGGCGAACTGGTCGCCTTTGATACCGGAGCAGATTCCACCCCCGCCCGAGGGAGCCGAGCGTGGCTGGTTGGCCGATACGGGGCGGGCGCTGCGCGACGTGCTGACCGGGCAGAGCAACTCGCGCTATGGCGTGGGCGGGCTGCTCACCGCGGCAGCCACGATCTTCTTTGCCTACCTGGGATTCGAGGCGGTATCCACAGCGGGTGCGGAAGCGCGCAACCCGTCGCATGACATGCCGATCGGAATCATCGGTTCGCTGCTGATCTGCACGCTGCTGTACATACTGACCTCGGCGGTACTGGTCGGCATCGTGCCGTACGCGGAGCTCGACAACCCGGCGCCGATCGCGATGGCCGTGAACCGGATCGGGTTGCCGTGGTTTGCGGTAGTGGTGAAGATCGGCGCGATCGCCGGTATCTCCTCGGTGATGCTGGTGTTGCTGTACGGCCAGACGCGGATCTTCTACACGATGGCGCGCGACGGTCTGTTGCCGGCGGTGTTTGCGCGCGTGCATCCGCGCTTTCGCACGCCGTGGATCGATACCCTGATCGTGGGCTCGGTCACCGCGTGCTTCGCGGGCTTCATGTCGCTCGATTCGCTGGCCGCACTGACCAACGTCGGTTCGCTGTCCGCATTCGCGATGGTATGCCTGACCGTGCTGTACCTGCGCCATGCGCAACCGGAGCTCGCGCGACCGTTCCGCAGTCCGTGGTTTCCGTTCGTGCCGCTGATCGGAGCGGCAATGTGCGTGCTGCTGCTGATGTCGCTGATGGGCAAGGCCGAAACGCGCAACTTCTTTCTGGTGTATCTGGGCTGCGGAATGCTGCTCTATTTCGCCTATGGTCTGCGGCACTCGAAGCTCGGGCGCGGCGAGATCGTGATCGGTGCCGAGCCGACCATGGATCGACCGAAGCGGCTCGACGAGTGA
- a CDS encoding DedA family protein: MEFLHWFVDFFLHLDRHLAEIIARYGVHTYTLLFLIVFCETGLVVTPVLPGDSLLFAAGAFAAQGSLDVRLLLGLLAVAAILGDTVNYAIGHYLGPKVFDYPRSRFFNPEHLRRTHAFYARHGGKTIIIARFIPIVRTFAPFVAGIGAMSYARFLLYNVVGGLLWVGACVTAGYFFGNIGVVRENFSLVIIAIVLVSVMPGVIGVLRHRLAETGGGSV, encoded by the coding sequence ATGGAATTCCTGCACTGGTTCGTCGATTTCTTCCTGCACCTGGATCGCCACCTGGCCGAGATCATCGCGCGCTACGGGGTGCACACGTACACGCTGCTGTTCCTGATCGTGTTCTGCGAAACCGGACTGGTGGTGACGCCGGTGCTGCCGGGCGATTCGCTGCTGTTCGCGGCCGGTGCCTTCGCTGCGCAGGGCAGCCTGGATGTGCGTCTGCTGCTCGGGCTGCTGGCGGTGGCGGCGATCCTCGGGGATACGGTGAATTACGCGATCGGTCATTACCTGGGGCCGAAGGTGTTCGACTATCCGCGTTCGCGTTTCTTCAACCCCGAGCATCTGCGCCGCACGCACGCGTTCTATGCAAGGCACGGCGGCAAGACCATCATCATCGCGCGCTTCATTCCGATCGTGCGCACCTTCGCGCCCTTCGTCGCCGGCATCGGTGCGATGAGTTATGCGAGGTTCCTGCTCTACAACGTCGTCGGTGGGCTGCTGTGGGTGGGAGCCTGTGTGACGGCGGGCTATTTTTTCGGCAACATTGGCGTGGTCAGGGAAAATTTCAGTCTGGTCATCATCGCGATCGTGCTGGTGTCGGTGATGCCGGGGGTGATCGGCGTGTTGCGGCATCGGCTTGCGGAAACAGGTGGAGGGTCAGTGTGA
- a CDS encoding methyltransferase domain-containing protein, translating into MKSTHPEVRRLKRREESPSLHGNKVWHSSFALIDYLHRHPPTVGARVIDVGCGWGLNGIWLARRYGARVLAVDADPAVEPYLRLQARINRVEVAFLARRFEQLDARLLDGVELLTGTDICFWDEMVEPLYRLLRRAGKAGARRAIIGDPGRTPFWTLAARAEKRLGAEVIQHTGGRPGSAPKQLLVVDYAKLRG; encoded by the coding sequence CTGAAGTCCACCCATCCCGAAGTGCGCCGGCTGAAGCGGCGCGAAGAAAGCCCGAGCCTGCACGGCAACAAGGTCTGGCATTCGAGCTTTGCGCTGATCGACTACCTGCACCGGCATCCGCCAACGGTCGGCGCGCGCGTGATCGACGTGGGCTGCGGCTGGGGCCTGAACGGCATCTGGCTCGCCCGCCGTTACGGCGCCCGGGTACTCGCCGTCGATGCGGATCCGGCGGTCGAACCCTACCTGCGCCTGCAGGCACGGATCAACCGTGTCGAAGTGGCGTTCCTGGCGCGACGTTTCGAGCAGCTCGATGCCCGCCTGCTGGACGGGGTGGAGCTGCTGACGGGAACCGATATCTGCTTCTGGGACGAAATGGTCGAGCCGCTGTACCGCCTGCTGCGCCGGGCGGGCAAGGCCGGGGCAAGGCGCGCGATCATCGGCGACCCCGGACGCACGCCGTTCTGGACCCTCGCCGCACGCGCCGAGAAACGCCTCGGAGCCGAAGTGATACAGCACACCGGCGGTCGGCCCGGTTCCGCACCGAAGCAGTTGCTGGTGGTCGACTACGCGAAGCTGCGCGGCTGA
- a CDS encoding zinc metallopeptidase yields MRWQQGRRSSNVEDRRDEAQPMQMGAGAAPLLLRVLPLLLRTRGGRLLLGIAALTLVGAHLLGIDVLSLLQGGAQSSATSAQRRAVSTEEQERTDFVAAVLGDIEDTWTAQFSALGRSYQEPHLVLFRAGVRSACGFAQSAMGPFYCPADHKIYLDLAFFDELAQRFGAPGDFAQAYVIAHEAGHHVQTLLGVSEKVQRAGQGKPKATVNALSVRQELQADCLAGVWGYHADRVRGILDPGDLEQALTAASAIGDDRLQRQAQGHVVPDSFTHGSSEQRMHWFRRGFESGDIANCDTFGERAP; encoded by the coding sequence ATGCGCTGGCAACAGGGACGTCGATCGAGCAACGTCGAAGATCGCCGCGACGAGGCACAGCCGATGCAGATGGGTGCCGGCGCGGCACCCCTGCTGCTGCGTGTGCTGCCACTGCTGCTGCGCACGCGCGGCGGACGCCTGCTGCTCGGCATCGCCGCGCTCACGCTGGTCGGCGCACATCTGCTCGGTATCGATGTGTTGTCGCTGCTGCAGGGTGGCGCTCAATCCAGCGCGACATCCGCCCAGCGACGCGCCGTCTCGACCGAGGAGCAGGAGCGCACCGACTTCGTCGCGGCGGTGCTGGGCGATATCGAAGACACCTGGACCGCGCAGTTTTCCGCACTCGGACGCAGCTACCAGGAGCCGCATCTGGTGCTGTTTCGTGCCGGCGTGCGCTCGGCGTGCGGTTTTGCGCAATCCGCGATGGGACCGTTCTACTGCCCGGCAGACCACAAGATCTACCTCGACCTCGCGTTCTTCGACGAACTCGCACAACGCTTCGGCGCCCCCGGCGACTTTGCGCAGGCCTACGTGATCGCGCACGAAGCCGGGCACCACGTGCAAACGCTGCTCGGCGTCTCCGAAAAAGTGCAACGGGCGGGACAAGGCAAGCCAAAGGCAACCGTGAACGCGCTGTCGGTGCGCCAGGAGCTGCAGGCCGACTGCCTGGCAGGAGTCTGGGGATACCACGCGGACCGTGTACGCGGAATCCTCGACCCGGGTGACCTCGAGCAGGCGCTCACCGCTGCCAGCGCCATCGGTGACGACCGCCTGCAGCGCCAGGCCCAGGGACACGTCGTCCCCGACAGCTTCACGCACGGCAGCTCGGAGCAGCGCATGCACTGGTTCCGTCGCGGCTTCGAATCCGGTGATATTGCGAACTGCGACACCTTCGGCGAACGCGCTCCCTGA
- a CDS encoding carboxymuconolactone decarboxylase family protein has protein sequence MSGTGPRVGTPAHTTGHVIRDSSLGLATRLIDALVRLNDSVWRRNAVRPALIEMLRLRNARTVNCVFCKAVRYDVARADGLGEDTVALIDDGFAASTLGEVEKTVLGFADAYLRDPAVLAPELQQRLRVHFTPEQICHMAITLATFNASSRCAVSLGGMPDALPTMEVSLPPAS, from the coding sequence ATGAGTGGGACAGGTCCACGCGTCGGAACGCCGGCACACACCACGGGACACGTGATCCGCGACAGCAGCCTGGGTCTGGCGACACGATTGATCGACGCGCTGGTCCGGCTGAACGATTCGGTATGGCGGCGCAACGCGGTGCGTCCGGCGCTGATCGAAATGCTGCGACTGCGCAATGCGCGCACCGTGAACTGCGTGTTCTGCAAGGCGGTGCGTTACGACGTCGCACGGGCGGACGGACTCGGCGAGGATACCGTGGCGCTGATCGACGATGGCTTTGCGGCGAGCACGCTGGGCGAGGTCGAGAAGACCGTGCTGGGTTTTGCGGACGCGTATCTGCGCGATCCGGCCGTGCTGGCGCCGGAGCTGCAGCAGCGTCTGCGTGTGCACTTCACGCCCGAGCAGATCTGTCACATGGCGATAACGCTGGCGACGTTCAATGCCAGTTCGCGCTGTGCGGTCAGTCTGGGCGGAATGCCCGATGCGCTGCCGACGATGGAGGTTTCGCTGCCACCGGCTTCGTGA
- a CDS encoding DUF3365 domain-containing protein: protein MRTITTILTSFAFACGAHAIDDADSRLLVSREVARNMQGALKSELLEAISSAGPVAAIGVCQTRAPVIAEQVGNEAGVRVWRTALRVRNPANAPDDDARGVLVGFAKRLAAGESADRLEHFERGTDGSARYMKAIVTQPPCETCHGKAIAEPVRKALAERYPADQATGFVAGDLRGAVVVDWPRISDTGN, encoded by the coding sequence ATGCGCACGATCACGACCATCCTGACGAGCTTTGCGTTCGCGTGCGGTGCCCACGCGATCGACGACGCCGATTCGCGGCTGCTCGTCTCGCGCGAGGTCGCACGCAATATGCAGGGCGCACTCAAGAGCGAGTTGCTGGAGGCGATTTCCAGCGCAGGACCCGTCGCCGCGATCGGGGTCTGCCAGACACGTGCACCCGTGATCGCCGAGCAGGTCGGCAATGAAGCGGGCGTGCGTGTCTGGCGCACCGCGTTGCGCGTGCGCAATCCGGCCAATGCGCCCGATGACGATGCACGTGGGGTGCTGGTGGGTTTTGCAAAACGGCTGGCAGCCGGCGAGAGCGCCGACAGGCTCGAGCATTTCGAGCGCGGGACGGACGGGTCGGCGCGCTACATGAAGGCGATCGTGACCCAGCCGCCGTGTGAAACCTGTCACGGCAAGGCGATCGCGGAGCCGGTGCGCAAGGCGCTTGCGGAGCGCTACCCAGCCGACCAGGCCACCGGCTTCGTCGCCGGCGATCTGCGTGGTGCGGTCGTCGTCGACTGGCCGCGTATCTCTGACACGGGCAACTGA